The Arabidopsis thaliana chromosome 5, partial sequence genomic interval ttgtaaaatgatgatatatattaaataaaaaagtttaatttgaGGAactaaagtataaataaaaaagtttaactctaaaataaagtaaagaaTAGAgttattctatatataaagtaatttTGTAGAAATCTTTGTTTAGAATCTAATATATAATAGGGTTGGAGAaaaatttagagtttttattgtaaaatacGATAAGGTCGGAGATATGTCCTCAgggaaaatgaaaaggaagGCAAGGTTTACCAAAGTTAGTCAAGGTTTTTGCCGAATCGTCATAAGTGTTGAAGGTCTTGAACCCGAATTCTCCATAAACACTTGTGACAACttaaacaacaataacaatatttGATTAGATTTAAGTATTAATTGAGATTCGTATAAAGATataaacaacaataataaatttttttttctatatcaaTATTTGGTATTTTGATAATGCTTGGTCGATTATCTGACGATGATTATGGCCGTCGCTACCtttcaattcaaaaactaTTAGTGAATATTcatttcatatttaaaaataatctcaACTATTGTATTTTTGTGTAATTACAATTAACACtcttgattagttttttaatgaactaagatattttttaaaacaattaagaaaggattaacaaaaattatgcTAATTTTCTCCCTGTTATTGTTTCGCGGCAAATTTACATGTCACTGCTAAGTTTTAATGTTTCACAGAAAACGAGAGGTCATGTAAATCTACATATTACAACTGAGTCGTTACGAATAgacatatttttcataaatttattcGAGAACATGTAGTTCAGCTTTAACTGATGGCTCAACtcattcaaccaaaaaaaacagaaaaaggtTGCATACACACAAAAGAAACGATCATTCATCATTGTGCAGTtcaaaagaagagagtttAAAGCTATACAACAATACTATCAGACATCCTATTTTATTCCAATAACAGACATTAGAAAGGAAAGCCCCTCACTGACTTTTGCAATATCTTGATTCTCCAACGTTGATGTCGGCAATTCCACACCCGTGAACATGTAAAGCGCCTTCAATTCTTCTGAATAAGTCGTGCTCCTCGTAACGTTATATCCAACTACCTTCCTTAATGCCTCAATCTTTGTCCATATCTGCTCCTCGCTATACAACACCTTTACCCACAAACCTCAATTTAAGTAgccaaacaagaaaacaaccTTTGAGAAGGATTTGGAAACAAACAATTCAATGCATGATCTAGTTGATAAAGATAAGGTACTATGTATTTACACAAGCTTCTTGAATAAGTTCTCATGTACTATGTTACACTAATGCTCACACGGTACTTATGGTTAATGCttgaacaaatttttttagCTATTCATTTAAATTAGAGAGACAATTCAAAGTACAAAAACATTTGGATTTATCACTAGAAACAGATAAATGAGTTCAAGAAGCTAAGCTATTACACGGACGCCAAGTAAtcttaataaaaacaattgtgCTACTCACTTAATAAGAAGTAGCATAAGTGACtgaataatgaaaaatatgtcCCTACCATTAAAACTGTACCCTTTGTTGTTCTCTTTTCAAGACCTCATTTCGTCTATCTACCTTATAGGACTCGTGATCCTACCATTAACCTAGCCTTTGACTGTGAATTTTacccacatatatatactgttACACACTCTTACAACCACTGGACTCGAGCAGCATATAATAAGTTCAAATCAACCGTCAAAAAACCATATGAAGAGAGCGAATCAAACAACCACGTATTTGGTTACTTGAGATAATAACACCATCAAACGAAACAAGAAGCTTCTTAAGAGAGGATTGACCCATAAAGACCCTTACACTATCCACTTAAAGATCCGTAGACATTACAATATACAATAAGGCACAAATTTGTTACTAGCCAAAACACTCACAAACATAAGGGCATCGGTAAGCACCATGTTAACTCGAAGCAAATGGATCCACATAACAGAACAAGTTCAACACAAAAGGCCTGAGAATCACTTAAACAATACCATAGCACAATCTGATTTTTACTCAGTTCGACATGCAACGACGACGCCTCGCAACCACTCAGTAATGAAACAATAGGATGAAAGAAGATATACTAACCGTAGTTGAAGATATTTCCATATCCTTCTCTCTAGACGTTTTACTTGTAGTGGACTCAAGTTCTCCTGTAAAAACAAAGGCTTAAAGATTCATAAGCTAGTTTCAAGGAATTCACACatttttaaaaccttaaaagcTTCACTTATATAACCACCTTCATGTATAGTCACAGATTCTTGCTTCTTCCCTAATAGATCTTCAAGTTTTGCTCTAACATTCTCTGACTTGGCATCTCTAGGAACTATAGACTGATCTTTATCCTCCTCTTCAAATCCTTTTTCCAATATGACTCCTCTATAAAgtgattgattatttttacCCTCGTCTCTTATACTCTCTAACCAGCTCTTTAACTCTTTCGTCATATCCTCATCTTCCCGATAAGCTATTGCGATCgttgtctcttcttcaatctgAACAAGAACAGGCTCACTTATAGCCACTCGCGCAACGGCTTCATCATAAATATCACCGTGACTGATCTTGTTCTGGTGTAGCACCATTTCATGATCACATCTTCCACTAAACGCATTAGCAGGAAGCAGTTTTCTCATCAACTTTTCAGTACAAACATAGCtcaccaagaaaaaacaataaggaAGGGACGAAATCAACGCGATTGTGGAGGCAACAACGAGTGCGGGAACGAGGAACGGTGCAGAAAACACTAGAAAACATGCTGCAAGAACCTTCTTTCCCACACTAACTCCTTTCCTCCAAAGCCAACCCATCTTCCCATCCACTCTTGTGACTTCTTCCATCCGATCACACTGCTTAAATTAGTAACATACCCACAATTTCAATTGTATGAACAAACATGTTTTTAGAGAAACCATAAGCCAAAAAGTTTCCAAGTTTCTCATTAGAATCTGCTACATTTCCGGTAAAAGTCATCTTGATCACAATCGTTAGACTAAACCAGTGAGAATTGACACATCAAAACATTTAACTACTAAGAAACTTTGTTATAGTTAAAACACACAATTAAAGTAACGAGTATGCAAATTCCTCAAGTTCCAGAAAATGTAGACTCAAACCTGATTAGGCGATCAAAGCGAGGATAACCAAAGATGCCATCGGAAGAGTAAAAAAACTTCTCTAAAGACGAGAGAGACAGAGGGACACGTGTTGAGATTTGGACAGCACAACAGAAGATTTCATGGGTTCTATAacgtgtttcttcttctctatatccacttgttttctcattttctcgAACTATGACGCATTTAATGGTCTGTTCTGCAACTTTGAGTAAATGCAGATTGAAGATAAAAGAACCTATTATTTctctaaataaaataagtcATAAGTACATATCACTAACTATAATATAGGGAACTacttaataaataaatctctCACGGTCTTATCTatcacaaaccctaaaattttGACATTAATCTACCGATGAGAGTCATGAGACCGCTCACAGTTTTGGgagatgaatatatatattttttaaattccGGAGATGATAtttaaagaacaaacaaacaatatatatatttgttgggAAATGACTAGTAATTATGATGTAAGGTCTTGTTTTCCGTGATTCCGTTTTTAAAAGTTACACAAGTTGACTGGGCCGTTATTTTCCATTGCGGGAAGATAATGCAATTGTAATACTTTATCCTATGGTTTTATCATTAGTTTTGGAATGTATATATACTACACATTTAACATTTGCTTTGGATACTTGGATATATTTGAGTTCTTAGAAACgaaaattgaatatatatctTCAAGTGAGAATCTGTTGtctataaaacaaacatagaaTAGCATGTTATTTAAATGCATAAGATGATTATCTATTAAACAAACAGTTCGATAAAgagttttattatatattcgTTTAGTAGAAGAATAAAATGTTGGACGTGCCACGGTACAAATAATATTGTTTAGTATAACAACACGTTTTTTTACCTATAAATTATAATCACACATCAAACTATGACATAggcaaaatacaaaaaaaatgtagatataatttttcagttttttattAATAGATATAAACTGTAGATAGAAATCTATTTTTacgtaaagaaaaaaatgatgagaGGGGTTCAAGATATTTCAAAATCCACTAGAAAATGAAATGAGAAAGATAAACTTGAAGATGAAAGGAGGAGGCATGCATTTTCGTAAAATGGCCATCCAATATAATTCTTAAACCATTTTGTGAATTAGTAACCATTCGTTCCACCTAATTTATCTTATATCTAATTGGTTTGGTCAAATGTGATTTTTGTCTAGggtaaaatatgaaaaaataacaaagctaGTTGGCTTGATCAGTTAGATGTAAACTTATGTACGTTATGTATGATACAATATGATTTTGTACGGTAGAAAAGTATCAAAATGTAAACGTCAAACCCACCCAAACTCACGTCACTTACGTCTATAAATTAATCTTTGTCTTCCCAACCAAAGAAAACTAGAGACAAGccgaaaacaaaaagaaaaatatgtacaTGGCAATCATGATTATCCTCTTCCTTAGCtccattcttctttctctcctaTTGCTCCTTAGAAAACATTTGTCACACTTCTCCTATCCCAACCTTCCTCCCGGAAATACCGGCCTTCCCTTAATCGGAGAGAGTTTCTCCTTCCTCTCTGCTGGCCGTCAAGGCCATCCAGAGAAGTTCATCACTGACCGAGTTCGTcgtttctcctcctcctcctcatgTGTCTTCAAGACCCACCTCTTTGGGTCTCCCACCGCGGTGGTGACTGGTGCATCTGGGAACAAGTTTCTATTCACTAACGAGAACAAGCTTGTGGTCTCGTGGTGGCCAGATTCCGTTAATAAGATCTTCCCTTCTTCAATGCAGACGAGCTCCAAAGAAGAAGCCAGGAAGCTGAGGATGCTTCTTTCGCAGTTCATGAAGCCCGAGGCTTTGAGGAGGTATGTTGGTGTTATGGATGAGATTGCTCAAAGACATTTTGAGACGGAATGGGCCAATCAAGATCAAGTCATTGTCTTCCCTCTTACCAAAAAGTATGTACTTTGCTTCTCATCTTTTTAAagcaaatttaattttttttgtaaatgcaagaaaatgggaagaaaatattagaatttcACCAAACTATTTTATGACTaagatatacatataaaaatctCAATCAGGTTCACGTTTTCAATAGCATGCCGTTCGTTCCTGAGCATGGAAGATCCCGCAAGAGTAAGGCAACTAGAAGAGCAATTCAATACGGTAGCGGTAGGGATCTTCTCAATCCCAATAGACTTGCCAGGAACACGGTTTAACCGAGCCATCAAGGCGTCGAGGTTACTCAGAAAAGAGGTTTCCGCTATCGTAAGGCAGAGGAAAGAAGAGCTCAAAGCCGGGAAAGCATTAGAGGAGCACGACATATTATCTCACATGTTGATGAATATAGGAGAGACCAAAGACGAGGATTTGGCTGATAAAATTATTGGATTGTTAATCGGAGGACATGACACAGCTAGTATCGTATGCACTTTCGTTGTCAATTATCTTGCTGAATTCCCTCATGTCTACCAACGTGTGCTACAAGGTACTCGCCTCTCTCTACAACCTCTAGTGTTATTCTTTGAATACATTAATATGTTTAGGTACAACACTTTTTCAATTAACTTGTACTTTCCTACACGACAGCTTCCTcaataataaaactaaacatAGCTTATGACTGGTTTGTTAGCTAGGAATTAGGATCATATCTTATGACTTCTTTTTGGgataatgaataaataaataaaaatactatgtAAGAAACATTACATATGATAACTAAATATGAACCGACAATGCATGTAACATATTGGTTTGTCCGGACTCAAGCCTACATAATGCATGATCGTCAATGACACATAATGCATGTTTcagaaatttaaaagaaaaactatgaaatgaatcaaaaatattatcagTATCATATATGTGAGAAAAAGTAGATAGCTTTGCTATTTTGTATTATTGGTACCGTCAATTTGACCAAATTTTCCTTaccaataaatattaatttgttgtcgacaaaagaaaaagaattaggTTGTATATCTTAAttgacattaaaaaaatagattttatagTCTTAAGTTTACAGAAAAAATTTACTCACACTAAGGAATTGCAGAGCAAAAGGAGATactaaaggagaaaaaagaaaaggaaggaTTAAGGTGGGAGGACATTGAGAAAATGAGATATTCATGGAATGTTGCATGTGAAGTGATGAGAATTGTTCCTCCTCTTTCTGGCACTTTTCGTGAGGCCATTGATCACTTCTCTTTTAAGGGTTTTTACATTCCCAAAGGATGGAAGGTAAGGCTACTCCAAAATCCTTAAGACAGTTTGACATACATATCAAGCTCATgcacaaaatcatatatatgttttgatcaTAAACATAGTTATATTGGAGTGCCACCGCGACACATATGAATCCAGACTACTTCCCAGAACCAGAGAGATTTGAGCCAAACCGTTTCGAAGGAAGTGGTCCGAAGCCTTATACCTATGTTCCATTTGGAGGAGGACCAAGAATGTGTCCAGGGAAAGAGTATGCTCGTCTAGAGATTCTTATATTCATGCACAATCTTGTTAATAGATTTAAGTGGGAAAAAGTGTTtccaaatgaaaataaaatagttgtTGATCCCTTACCAATACCAGACAAAGGTCTCCCTATAAGAATTTTTCCTCAATCTTGAGTCTAGTTTGAAACTTGATATGGATCACTAGTTGGTGCTACGTTAGTCCAATATCCTAGTGTATTGGTCTCAAGTCTTCATTGTATTTGTTGATTCatggataataataataaaaaatccGCTCACTTTCTTCGCAAACTAGAATCTCTTCTTATCGATATAACATAGCTTGTCTTGATAACACCAAGACTACAAGGTCTTGGAGGGATAAATAAGTTTACATATTGGGTTGTATATTTTGTGGGACAATTGTACACATTAGTGTTATCTTTTAGTTTTCGATGCAATTTTCTTCATACGGTGTCCGTTCGCTAGATGAATAGCTCTTCAAAGTCGCAACTGGGgttcttctattttcttacaaataacTTTGTCATCAATATATAGCTTTGAAGAATCTCGACTCGATTATAATTAGTCTGTTCGTTTCATCACCGCAGGCGGCAGCGGCGGTAGCAAACTCTACCGCTGCCATTGCCGCAGGTGCATATGTTCGTTTCGTCGCCGCTGCCGCAAGTgaaatcgaagaagacgaTTCAAACAGAGAACTTCAAAAGCTCTTAAGGGTCAAGAAGAGAACTTCAAAAACTAAACCCATTACTTCAAAATCACCAAGCTTACTTTGTTATCCCATCTCTTCTTCAGATCGAAATCGCgttaaagagagaagagtaaGGTTTTAGATGGTGATGTGTATTAGGTTCTCTTGTGATTTCCTAAATGTGTTAAGGGTATTTAtgtcattttaattttattattaatcaCAGGTTTTGGATAAGCGGATGCTGGATTTAATCGGCGATTAAAATTATTCACCGCAAAATGCTGTGTTTGCCGCCGCGTCTTACCGCAAGTACTGGCGGCAACAAAACGAACAATTTCATATGCGTCTGCCGCAGCCGCAACTACCTGCGGCGACGAAACGAACAGCCTAGACATGAATAGTGATCGGTATGACGCAAGAAGAATGTTAGAGCCAAACAATCATATTTGCGAGTAATGTAGGAACATTGTATGCTACAAGGAGACTTCTCTATAATGAGAACAAAATGATTC includes:
- a CDS encoding uncharacterized protein (unknown protein; BEST Arabidopsis thaliana protein match is: unknown protein (TAIR:AT1G65090.3); Has 57 Blast hits to 49 proteins in 15 species: Archae - 0; Bacteria - 4; Metazoa - 6; Fungi - 0; Plants - 39; Viruses - 0; Other Eukaryotes - 8 (source: NCBI BLink).) is translated as MEEVTRVDGKMGWLWRKGVSVGKKVLAACFLVFSAPFLVPALVVASTIALISSLPYCFFLVSYVCTEKLMRKLLPANAFSGRCDHEMVLHQNKISHGDIYDEAVARVAISEPVLVQIEEETTIAIAYREDEDMTKELKSWLESIRDEGKNNQSLYRGVILEKGFEEEDKDQSIVPRDAKSENVRAKLEDLLGKKQESVTIHEGELESTTSKTSREKDMEISSTTVLYSEEQIWTKIEALRKVVGYNVTRSTTYSEELKALYMFTGVELPTSTLENQDIAKVSEGLSFLMSVIGIK
- a CDS encoding uncharacterized protein (unknown protein; FUNCTIONS IN: molecular_function unknown; INVOLVED IN: biological_process unknown; LOCATED IN: cellular_component unknown; BEST Arabidopsis thaliana protein match is: unknown protein (TAIR:AT1G65090.1); Has 30201 Blast hits to 17322 proteins in 780 species: Archae - 12; Bacteria - 1396; Metazoa - 17338; Fungi - 3422; Plants - 5037; Viruses - 0; Other Eukaryotes - 2996 (source: NCBI BLink).), with protein sequence MEEVTRVDGKMGWLWRKGVSVGKKVLAACFLVFSAPFLVPALVVASTIALISSLPYCFFLVSYVCTEKLMRKLLPANAFSGRCDHEMVLHQNKISHGDIYDEAVARVAISEPVLVQIEEETTIAIAYREDEDMTKELKSWLESIRDEGKNNQSLYRGVILEKGFEEEDKDQSIVPRDAKSENVRAKLEDLLGKKQESVTIHEGELESTTSKTSREKDMEISSTTVSISSFILLFHY
- the CYP716A1 gene encoding cytochrome P450, family 716, subfamily A, polypeptide 1; this encodes MYMAIMIILFLSSILLSLLLLLRKHLSHFSYPNLPPGNTGLPLIGESFSFLSAGRQGHPEKFITDRVRRFSSSSSCVFKTHLFGSPTAVVTGASGNKFLFTNENKLVVSWWPDSVNKIFPSSMQTSSKEEARKLRMLLSQFMKPEALRRYVGVMDEIAQRHFETEWANQDQVIVFPLTKKFTFSIACRSFLSMEDPARVRQLEEQFNTVAVGIFSIPIDLPGTRFNRAIKASRLLRKEVSAIVRQRKEELKAGKALEEHDILSHMLMNIGETKDEDLADKIIGLLIGGHDTASIVCTFVVNYLAEFPHVYQRVLQEQKEILKEKKEKEGLRWEDIEKMRYSWNVACEVMRIVPPLSGTFREAIDHFSFKGFYIPKGWKVRLLQNP
- the CYP716A1 gene encoding cytochrome P450, family 716, subfamily A, polypeptide 1 (''cytochrome P450, family 716, subfamily A, polypeptide 1'' (CYP716A1); FUNCTIONS IN: electron carrier activity, monooxygenase activity, iron ion binding, oxygen binding, heme binding; INVOLVED IN: oxidation reduction; LOCATED IN: endomembrane system; CONTAINS InterPro DOMAIN/s: Cytochrome P450 (InterPro:IPR001128), Cytochrome P450, conserved site (InterPro:IPR017972), Cytochrome P450, E-class, group I (InterPro:IPR002401); BEST Arabidopsis thaliana protein match is: cytochrome P450, family 716, subfamily A, polypeptide 2 (TAIR:AT5G36140.1); Has 1807 Blast hits to 1807 proteins in 277 species: Archae - 0; Bacteria - 0; Metazoa - 736; Fungi - 347; Plants - 385; Viruses - 0; Other Eukaryotes - 339 (source: NCBI BLink).) → MYMAIMIILFLSSILLSLLLLLRKHLSHFSYPNLPPGNTGLPLIGESFSFLSAGRQGHPEKFITDRVRRFSSSSSCVFKTHLFGSPTAVVTGASGNKFLFTNENKLVVSWWPDSVNKIFPSSMQTSSKEEARKLRMLLSQFMKPEALRRYVGVMDEIAQRHFETEWANQDQVIVFPLTKKFTFSIACRSFLSMEDPARVRQLEEQFNTVAVGIFSIPIDLPGTRFNRAIKASRLLRKEVSAIVRQRKEELKAGKALEEHDILSHMLMNIGETKDEDLADKIIGLLIGGHDTASIVCTFVVNYLAEFPHVYQRVLQEQKEILKEKKEKEGLRWEDIEKMRYSWNVACEVMRIVPPLSGTFREAIDHFSFKGFYIPKGWKLYWSATATHMNPDYFPEPERFEPNRFEGSGPKPYTYVPFGGGPRMCPGKEYARLEILIFMHNLVNRFKWEKVFPNENKIVVDPLPIPDKGLPIRIFPQS